ATCGTACAAAGAGAAGCACATAGGAATTCTAACGTTTTCATATCACTCTCTCCTACGACACACACATTCAAGGCAAGAGCAAAGCTCCAGAGAGAAAAGTCCCTTTGCCAGAGACTCCCCGCAGGACCGCACATTAGCAAAATTACatcgcccaacgtggggctcgaacccacgaccctgagattaagagtctcatgctctaccgactgagctagccgggcaGATATAGCAACAGTTTCGTCATTCTTACAGACAATGCAGCTATTAACACAGGGCACCTAGCAAAAGGTTCCCATTAATAGGTATGCAAAAGCCCTCGTTGGATGGTTTATCTGTGATAGCTTTAGCTACCCGTTAGGGCTCTAACTGATCAACATATATTTATGGCGCCACCATGACCGCACATATAAAACGTTTCAATTCGTGTGTATTTATGCAAAATTTGGGAACTACTAAAAATTACAGCCGCATCAAAGCTTCCGCGCTTTTTTTATCGACATCATTCAGAGCCAATGGAAATCGAAGAGGGGACAATGGGGGCGAATCAAATCTCTAtactatatttttatttgagtaTAAAAGTATAAATGCCGGGTTACTTCGCCATGGAGGCGGAAGTACGGATAGATGTTGACGTTATTTTTAGACCCTGgtatgtaaataaatgcaatccCAGCCTCATATTTCACTGTAGAGAAGTACAAACGGCAAAATGAAGCAGAAACTGACATaaactaataaaataaattgaCCATATTTAACGCAAATGACAAAGCAGATGTTATGACGCTTTGCAAGCAACCATCAAAAGAACACGTCTCAGAAAAACATGTGCTCGCATGAAAGCGACATTACGGTAGCGCTCTTTACACTCCCCAAGCTGATCGCGGCGATAGGTTACGGAGTGGGATGAGTCCGCATAAACACGACATTACGGTAGCGCTCTTTACACTCCCCAAGCTGATAGAGGCGATAGGTTACGGAGCGGGGTGGGTCTGCATAAACACAACATTGCAGTAACGCCCTTTATACTCCCCAAGCTGATCGCAGCGATAGGTTACGGAGCGGGGTAGGTCCGCATAAACACGACATTACGGTAATGCCCTTTACACTCCCCAAGCTGATCGCTGCGATAGGTTACGGAGAGGGGTAGGTCCGCATAAACACGACATTACGGTAATGCCCTTTACACTCCCCAAGCTGATCGCTGCGATAGGTTACGGAGAGGGGTGGGTCTACATTTCCGTGTATCTAGTAGGAAAAGCCAGTTTACAAACATTCGCCGGCCGAGTTTATCGTCTGCAAAGTATAACTGACATGTCAATTAATACACGTACTCTCGTCGGAGCAAAATGGCTTGCTGATGCAGTGAAGAATAACCTTCTGGGGCCTGCGTTGCGTGTTTTGGACACTTCGTGGTACCTACCCAAACTGAAACGTAACCCTTCAGTTGAATTCAAAGAGAGACACATACCGGGGGCTTCGTTCTTCGATATTGATCAATGCTGTGATAAAACGTCCCCGTTTGATCACATGCTGCCAGGTGAACACGAGTTTGCGGACTATGTGGGCGACCTGGGCATTGGCAATGACACGCACGTCGTGGTGTACGACGCCAGCGACTTCGGCTCCTTCTCCGCCCCGAGGGTTTGGTGGATGTTTCGGGTCTTTGGTCACAACTCCGTGTCCGTGCTTGACGGCGGTCTGAAGAACTGGCTAAAAGAGGGCCACCCTGTCACGGCAGATTTCTGCAAACCTGCCCCAGCGCAGTTCAGGGCGTCTCTGCATCGGCCCTGGGTGAAAACCTACGAGGATGTTCTGAAAAACATTGAGAGCAAACTGTTCCAAGTGGTGGACGCAAGGGCTGAGGGGAGATTCAGAGGAATAGAACCGGAACCAAGAGACAGTACGTATCCCAGTTCTGCAGCTTGATATTATTATAATGTTAAGCCTTCAAAGAAGCAAAGCAAGAAATGTCAAGCTCCTGTCCTTGCAGATAAGATCTCGTAAAACTTCTCAGCCTGTATTGTTTTAAATATGATCTGACGCGGCGGTAGGTCACATGACTTTCTCTGTTCCTGACAGATACAGAGCCTGGCCATATCCCGGGCTCCATCAACATGCCGTTCACTTGCTTCCTGGATGCCTCTGGCCTTGAACGTCCACCGGAGGAGCTGATAGAGATGTTCCGGGGTGCCGGAGTGGATTTGACCAAAcccctgtgtgtgtcctgcgGCTCAGGGGTGACTGCCTGTCACGTGGCCCTTGCGGCCCATCTGTGCGGCCACCCCGGCGTGTCCGTGTATGACGGGGCCTGGTCCGAGTGGTACACCAGAGCTGCCCCAGAGCACGTCATCTCGGAGGGCAGGGGGAAGCACGTGTAACGGACAACGACTGACCGATCCAT
This genomic window from Paramormyrops kingsleyae isolate MSU_618 chromosome 22, PKINGS_0.4, whole genome shotgun sequence contains:
- the mpst gene encoding 3-mercaptopyruvate sulfurtransferase → MPFTLPKLIAAIGYGEGWVYISVYLVGKASLQTFAGRVYRLQSITDMSINTRTLVGAKWLADAVKNNLLGPALRVLDTSWYLPKLKRNPSVEFKERHIPGASFFDIDQCCDKTSPFDHMLPGEHEFADYVGDLGIGNDTHVVVYDASDFGSFSAPRVWWMFRVFGHNSVSVLDGGLKNWLKEGHPVTADFCKPAPAQFRASLHRPWVKTYEDVLKNIESKLFQVVDARAEGRFRGIEPEPRDNTEPGHIPGSINMPFTCFLDASGLERPPEELIEMFRGAGVDLTKPLCVSCGSGVTACHVALAAHLCGHPGVSVYDGAWSEWYTRAAPEHVISEGRGKHV